One window of the Chitinophaga niabensis genome contains the following:
- a CDS encoding IPT/TIG domain-containing protein, translating into MNRIVLFLLAGILFSCARKNVFDEPPAQPVIDSIAPKSGTTGTQIRLYGSGFSLRPSLHTVTINGVPVQVDSPSTSTVLMVTVNSRTGTGIVHVKVHNKEADGPVFTYVDAPSSNLVVSTVAGSGTRGYVDGAALTAQFRTVWGLAIDYSGSIILGDGDNNRIRRISAGAVSTMAGSGTAGFSDGLQNVAQFYNPLGVAATGSGTSAGVYVADVVNHRIRYIAAAGNVSTRAGTGVSGYTDGTGTTAQFARPMSVAINTQGILYVADMDNNCIRMIPPAGGVSTIAGNGTVGNADGNGAAARFRTPFGVAVDLQGNVYVADYGNDRIRKITPAGVVTTLAGGNSGYQDGVGAAARFSGPRGVAADAQGNVYVADAGNHRIRKITPDGTVSTIAGSTQGYADGPALQARFSDPSTVVVDAQGNIYVGDSGNYRVRKISPQ; encoded by the coding sequence ATGAACCGCATCGTTCTTTTTTTATTAGCAGGCATCTTGTTTTCCTGCGCCAGGAAAAATGTTTTTGATGAACCACCTGCCCAGCCGGTGATAGACAGCATAGCACCAAAGTCCGGCACAACGGGCACGCAGATACGATTGTACGGCAGTGGGTTTTCCCTAAGACCCTCCCTTCATACCGTAACTATCAACGGCGTACCTGTTCAGGTAGATTCCCCCTCCACCAGCACCGTATTAATGGTTACCGTGAACAGTAGGACCGGCACCGGAATTGTACATGTAAAAGTGCATAACAAAGAAGCAGATGGCCCGGTATTTACCTATGTAGATGCTCCCAGTTCTAACCTGGTGGTAAGCACAGTGGCAGGAAGCGGTACACGGGGTTATGTAGATGGTGCTGCGCTTACAGCTCAGTTCCGTACAGTCTGGGGCCTTGCTATAGATTATTCCGGCAGTATCATTTTAGGAGATGGAGATAATAACCGCATCCGCAGAATATCTGCCGGTGCAGTAAGTACAATGGCAGGCAGTGGTACTGCAGGTTTTTCCGATGGTTTACAGAACGTAGCGCAATTCTATAATCCATTAGGCGTAGCAGCAACCGGCTCTGGTACATCTGCCGGGGTATATGTGGCAGATGTGGTCAATCACCGTATCCGTTATATTGCAGCAGCCGGCAATGTAAGCACAAGAGCAGGCACCGGCGTTTCCGGATATACAGATGGCACCGGCACTACTGCCCAATTCGCCAGGCCTATGTCAGTAGCCATCAATACACAAGGTATCCTTTACGTAGCGGACATGGATAATAACTGTATACGCATGATCCCTCCTGCCGGTGGCGTAAGCACCATAGCCGGTAATGGCACCGTTGGCAATGCTGATGGAAATGGAGCTGCCGCCAGGTTCCGCACACCATTTGGTGTAGCAGTGGACCTACAGGGAAATGTATATGTGGCCGATTATGGCAATGACCGCATCCGGAAAATAACACCGGCCGGAGTAGTGACTACATTAGCCGGTGGCAATAGTGGTTACCAGGATGGTGTTGGTGCAGCAGCCAGGTTTTCCGGCCCCCGCGGAGTTGCCGCAGATGCACAGGGCAATGTATATGTAGCAGATGCAGGCAATCACCGCATCCGGAAAATAACACCGGATGGCACGGTTAGCACCATTGCCGGCAGCACACAAGGTTATGCGGATGGCCCTGCATTACAGGCCAGGTTTAGTGACCCCAGCACAGTGGTGGTAGATGCGCAGGGCAATATATATGTAGGAGACTCCGGGAATTACAGGGTAAGGAAAATATCACCGCAATAA
- a CDS encoding fibronectin type III domain-containing protein, giving the protein MYRIIIWILFCFLQLRASAQQFRQYRKMATDSVLMATWYTAGIHAVSAKIFRASDKNGKYAESAILPVYVRKDTTFVTYSTATKPGQMFSLFLRAEDTLGRTGPASDTIHLLALSLLNTETVNGLTATDTLGGILLRWSPLPAKAYFTGIQVMKSRSATEDYIIADTLPPGATAYIDRKILPGVQYHYTLTPVLFNLKQSGAVTPARITILANAKPRNIPAPQGVTASFTPAGDVKLHWLPNSELNIFAYYVLRGTSKVNMQVISGAIRDTVYIDSLKNTEAGTSYVYAINAVDMDLHRGDTSDLLIMQPQKARIVTAPAGLITKTTPGGIKLYWNDVTKSDASVIGYMLYRRKKGDKYFTALSNKLIPGTYFTDTIATPGIYQYGCAAADASNNQSILSTLAEVTVTNDAAAYPPADFNIRNLTAGIEISIPPFANGNASQVSYVIYRRTTNAFKKIAEIPSREGSYIDRQVISKQLYVYAISIKQLQTESPKSDEKAIRRK; this is encoded by the coding sequence ATGTACAGGATAATCATCTGGATACTGTTTTGTTTTCTGCAACTGCGTGCGTCTGCCCAGCAGTTCAGGCAATATAGAAAGATGGCCACAGATAGTGTTCTGATGGCCACCTGGTATACTGCGGGCATCCATGCCGTTTCTGCGAAAATATTCAGGGCTTCAGACAAGAACGGGAAATATGCTGAAAGTGCCATTCTTCCTGTGTATGTAAGAAAAGATACTACGTTTGTTACTTACAGTACGGCCACAAAACCAGGCCAGATGTTTTCGCTTTTCCTGCGTGCTGAAGATACGCTTGGCAGAACAGGCCCGGCTTCTGATACCATCCACCTGTTAGCACTCAGCCTTTTAAATACCGAAACTGTTAACGGTTTAACGGCAACGGATACACTCGGCGGGATCCTCCTGCGATGGTCTCCCCTGCCTGCCAAAGCTTATTTTACCGGCATACAGGTGATGAAATCCCGTTCCGCCACAGAGGATTATATCATCGCAGATACTTTACCTCCCGGCGCAACTGCATATATAGATAGAAAAATATTACCCGGTGTCCAATATCACTATACCCTAACTCCTGTCCTGTTTAACCTGAAGCAAAGTGGAGCGGTTACACCAGCCCGTATAACCATACTGGCCAATGCAAAGCCCCGGAATATCCCGGCGCCGCAAGGTGTAACCGCATCTTTCACGCCTGCCGGTGATGTGAAACTTCACTGGCTGCCCAACAGCGAATTGAACATCTTTGCCTACTATGTGCTGCGCGGTACTTCAAAAGTAAATATGCAGGTGATCTCAGGAGCCATAAGAGATACGGTGTACATAGACTCTCTCAAAAATACGGAAGCCGGCACCAGTTATGTTTATGCGATCAATGCAGTGGATATGGACCTTCACAGAGGGGATACTTCAGACCTGCTGATCATGCAGCCGCAGAAAGCAAGGATAGTAACAGCCCCGGCAGGGCTGATCACCAAAACAACACCGGGGGGTATTAAACTGTACTGGAATGATGTAACAAAGTCAGACGCTTCTGTTATTGGCTATATGCTCTACAGAAGAAAAAAAGGAGACAAATATTTCACAGCACTAAGCAACAAACTTATACCCGGCACCTATTTCACAGACACGATTGCTACCCCCGGTATTTATCAGTATGGATGTGCAGCCGCCGATGCATCCAACAATCAGAGCATCCTTTCCACATTGGCTGAAGTAACCGTCACCAATGATGCGGCTGCATATCCGCCCGCAGACTTCAATATCCGGAACCTGACAGCCGGGATTGAGATCAGCATCCCTCCCTTTGCCAACGGGAACGCCAGCCAGGTCAGTTACGTTATCTACAGGCGTACTACAAATGCCTTTAAAAAAATAGCTGAAATCCCTTCCAGGGAAGGGAGCTATATAGACAGGCAGGTGATCAGTAAACAATTGTATGTATATGCCATCAGCATAAAACAGTTGCAGACAGAAAGCCCGAAGAGTGATGAAAAAGCTATCAGAAGAAAATAA